In Haliaeetus albicilla chromosome 26, bHalAlb1.1, whole genome shotgun sequence, the sequence ATGAGCGGGGCTGAGCGAAGCATTCCCGATGGTGCCCGGGCGCTTTGGTGGTGAGTCAGCACCCACCTCCAGGCTGCCGAAACCAGGAGGAGATGAGATTGTATCAGCCTGATGGGGGGCTGACGTGATCAAAGGGCCGGGAGAGGAGCTCAAGCTCCACACAATGGGGGGACACGATAGCCCTTATCTGCCCCCGCCGAGGTGTGAAGGGCCCGGCCCTGGGGGCCAGGGGCGATGGGGGCGGGTGGGCactgggtgctgcagggctgggtgcgGGCAGGCACAGCCGGGGGCTCCCACCCAACCCTTTGCTGGGGAAACCTCTCCTGGCAAATattgaaaagcaagaaaataaactctgGTTCTTGCCGGGTTTGGGAAAAACCCTTGGGAGGGTTTGGaggctgctccagctgcaggagcaggacagCTGCTCTCGCTGTTCCCTGGGGAAGGTTTTGGGATGGGGGACCCACAGCAtcctccctccctgtcccctcaTCCCACCTCACTCCCGAGAGGAGCACCCTGAGCTGAGggccctgcagcagggagctggccCCATACCACACACTCGCATGAGTCTCAAACATGTCGTTTAATAAaatctccttttaaaagaaCTACAATCCATACAACAACGAGGGGCGCAGGGAGAAGGGCAAGACCCCCATGGGTAGGGGAGCAGGGCATGGGGAAAGGATCTGTGCAGTGACAGCCTCTGCCAGCCACCCCGCTGGGGATGGTCCCACACCACCACCGCtcactggcacagccctgccactgctgcctgccctgccagtgCCTGCCTGCACGTGCAACAGCTCCTGTCCGTGCAAGAGGCCACCCCCATGCAAGACACGACCTGCGTGCAACAGGTTACCCGTGGCCATGATGATCCACACCAGGGTCTGGACATGAAGCCACATCTGtgaaaagcaatgcaaaacCCATCCCGGGCCTTATGCTGGAGGGGTCACATCCAATGCACCAGGGAGGTTTTGGGGAACAGCGCTGGGCTCTGAGCAAGAATGTGTCAGTGGGGGCTGGTGAGGCTGGACACAGACACAGGCAGCGGAAGGGTACAGGGGGTCTCTGGAGCCCAGGAGGTGCCCGggatggagcagcagagacTCCCCTGCCACAGAGGGATGCCCGGAGAGAGCACCAGGCTGGGCTctgtgcagagaagcagcacagcaaagccatcatgCCTTGGCTACCCCTCCTagccccccaagcccccaccAGTCTCAGTCCATTCTCCCCCATGGTCACACAGgcttaaaaccaaaaccctgaACCCTTTTTCTGAGCTTTCACCCCATGGAGGCCCGGGGTGAGAGCCCAGCTGGCACCCAGGGCTGCCACGAGCAAATCCTCTGCCTCTGCTGGCACAGCCCAGCACGGGGTCCCAGGCCACAGCAGCGCTGGAACTGTCTGTGCCCCAGGACTTCCGAGGACCAGCACCCCTAGAAGAGGATGGAGCCGGTGCAGGGCGCCAGGGCAGAgcctctgctcccagccaggcacagcactgGGTGGCATCTGAAGGTGCATCCCAGGGAGCAATGCCAGCGCCTGCCCgagcctgctcctgctcctgcccttgGCTCCTGGAGTGGGACCCTgctgccaggggctgcctgGCCTCGGGAGGAGGGCACAGGCCAGGCACTAGAGCCTTCAGCTATGCCACCCGCTCCGGGGAAagtctccatccctggcagAGGGGGTTTGGGCAGGCTGGCAGCCCTGACGCCTTCCCCTGCAGACACGAGTGTGTCTGGACCCCCCTGGACCATATCCCACCCTctgaccccccccctccagccctttcccagctgctgtcaCATCAGCCCAGCCGCAGCCGGGgcagcagccccctcctcaAAGCCAAATGCAAAGAGATAGCGTTGTAACCCCCGCCAGGTTCTGTGCCAAGGCAGCggccgcccccccaccccgggggcTGGCGTGTCCCGGAGAGCAGCTTGTGAAGGGCAAGGCAGGGACGCGATCACAGCAGCAAAGAGGACAAGGACGCTGGAAACGGGGGCGATCCCCCCCTCCCATAGCTGTTAGTGGGTGTTTATTGGGCAGGCGTCGAACAGTCTGGCAGAGCGGGGTCCATGCCCCTTCGCCTGGCTGTGGGTGCCCCTCCGacgcggccgccccgccgggctTCGGCGTTGGGTGTACAGTCCGTAGCAAGCTCAGGCAGAGGAGAAGAGGGGTGTTACTGGTGCGACTTGGGGTTGGAGGGGTGTAAGGAGGAGTCGTCAAACAGCGGGTTCCTCACTTCCATTTCTCCAGTCTGCGGCAACAGGAGGGAGCGGAatggggggaaggaaaaggcagaaggTCAGAAACCAGCTGGGGTTTGATCCACCCTGTCCCAAGGGGTTTGGGTGGAGGAGCAATGATGGGGGAGACCTCGCGGGCTGGGGTGACACACCAGGACCCTGCCATCACCCCTGGAAAGGCGCTGCCTCCCTGCCAGGAGCAGTTGGGGATGCTGGGGTGGGGTGATGATGTGTAAAACCCATGGTCCCGGATGGGATGGGACCCCACAGCCTGGCTGGCAGGAATGGGGTTCCTTGCCCAGACTGCCTGCCTGCCATCAAGTGCCCTTTAATGGGCCTGTAAAAACCTAATGATGACCCTTAATCTGGGCCCTGATGGCTGGGCTCTGCAGCCATTACCATGTGAAAGGCTCCTTTTGGGTCTCTTTGTGCTCTTTGTACCCAGGGCTGTTAGGAGCTGCCCTTCCCCGGGGTCTCCTGGCAGCCAGGAAAGTCCCCCCTGGCTTTGAGTGGTCACAGGTCCCCGGTCCAGGCACTGGGCAGGCACCAGAATGAGCCCCCCTGGTCCCGGTGCCCAGGAGCCTGAGGTGACCATGTCCCTGGCACCGCAGGGATGGCGGGTTGGGTCTGCCAATGGCTGTTCCAGCTCTTTGCTCCCAGGGCCATGGGGCAGCGCTCCCCAGTGAAAAGCCCTGTGCTCGGGGACCCATGCCAGGGCACCCACTCCTGCCCGCTGGAGAACTCCAGTGGGACCTGGCCAGGGCACATGGGGGAAGCAGAGAGGTTGGACCATCTCAGGGTTTGATGAACGACGTGTTGAAAAGGCTCCTGGAGAGGAACTGCACATCCCAGGCATGTGTCAGATCCCACCCTGCACGCACAAGGTCTCCCCCCCAGCCGCCCTGCACCCACCATACCGGAGCCAGCCCGGGGCACTCGTACACGGTGAAGTCTCCATCCTCATTCTCCTCGTCGGATGACGCTGAGTCCGGCAGCTTGGGCTCCTCTTTATGTCTGGGGGGAGAGGGTGCAGAAAGGGGGTGAAGCCCAGGGGGACGATTAACAGCACCCCAGTTAATGGCAGGGCACGGACCAGTGACTGGGTCTGCTGTCTGCTCCCGGGGCTGCTTACTTCTCCATGGAGAGCATCTGCTGCTTTTGGTGCTGGTAGTGGTACATCTGGGCACTCTGAGCCAGTGTCTTGTCCCCGGGCTGTGGAAAGAGCAAGGACAGGCATTGAGACTGAGCTCCAGAGagcccccagcctggctggtGGGTGTTCCCCTCTGTATTGGAAGCCCCTCAAGCAGAGCACATGCCTGGCCTGAGCACCAAACACCCCAGGAGGGATGTGGGTGCCTTACCGAGATCTTGTCATAGGGTAGGGGGCTGGCCGCTCGCTGTGCTGAGTAGTCTGCTTTCTGTGCCAGCCTGACCTCCTTCTGCAACCTGCAAGTGGAGAGGAGAGTGGTTGGCAGGAGCCACTAGAGCAGACGACTCCATACGGGAGCCAGTGACCCCCAGAAGGGCTCAGTCCTCCCACCCACACCCCTGCTCCTTGCAATGGCACCCCCGATGGGTGGCACCCCCGGGCACAGCCATCTCCATCCCGCAGGGCCTAGGCACCAGGCACTGACATGCCCAGGATGCCAGCACCCAGGGCCGCAGCGAGGGCCAAACTAGGTGCCACCCGCTCCCAGGAGCCTGCGCCTGGCACAGGGGTGTCCCACTGCTGTCCTCCAGCCCCAACAGGCAGATGCCATACCTGCAGGGGGACTGGCAAGGGCAGCTATTGCCTCTCCTCCAAACCCCCCCCAAGCGCCCAGGAAGCATAGGAACAAGCTCCCCCAGGCACAAGGACAGTGAGGGACTGgctggcaccagcagcaccTGGCTCACCTGCACCAGCAGACCGCAGCCACGATCAGTGCCGAGATCCCAGCCACTGTGCACACCATGATCAGACCTGCAGAGGTGGAGTGGGACACCGAAGGACAGTGGGTGAGCCTGGCAGCACAGTGCCACCAGCCCACGCTCTCCTGGCCGGGACGTGAAACCCCCTCCTATGAACCGCCTGTCCCCCGGGTCTCACCGAGCACCATGTCATCATTTGAAGGTATGGGGGACACCTCCACCGGGTACTTCTGGACTGCAGTGGTGGTAGAGGTGGGGAGGGTGGTGGCTGCCTCCCTCTGCAGAAGCCCCTCTCTCAGCCTGCTGGCCATGCGCTGTCTGCCACTGGCAGGGACCAGGGTGGCTGTGGGAAAAGGCAGAGCCGTGAGCAGAGCAGTGCCAAGGCAGCTCTGGAGGGCAAACCAGCCTGGCGTGCAGTGTCTGGCCGCCGTGGGGACCCCGGCACCACTGCAGAGAGCGGTGGGAGTGAGGGAGCAGACACTTACTCCTGGGCTTGCCATCCTGCAGTGGGTGTGAGTGAGGAGCCTCTTGCCTGGCCAGCACGTCCACCAGAAAATCGATTTTTTCATCCAAGCTGGGAATGGATGTCTGCCCTGTGCCAGGAGAGAGTGGGCATGAGATGGGCACCCCGGGATGTGGCCGcatgcccagccccagggctggacCCAGCATCCCCCTGAGAAGGGGCTCACATCCCAGCACGAGCAAATGCAGGTGGTTTGGAGTCTAAGCCCACTCGGATGCAGCCCTCTGGCACACCTGTGGTCCCAAAGCTGAGACCTGGGATCTGTATGTGTC encodes:
- the NPDC1 gene encoding LOW QUALITY PROTEIN: neural proliferation differentiation and control protein 1 (The sequence of the model RefSeq protein was modified relative to this genomic sequence to represent the inferred CDS: deleted 2 bases in 1 codon), yielding MVAARGAAARRGALLLLLAALGACRLRLARAAASCPRSLDCALQRREFCPPGSGTCGPCLPPFREDNRGRCIQKQLSPSGQTSIPSLDEKIDFLVDVLARQEAPHSHPLQDGKPRTTLVPASGRQRMASRLREGLLQREAATTLPTSTTTAVQKYPVEVSPIPSNDDMVLGLIMVCTVAGISALIVAAVCWCRLQKEVRLAQKADYSAQRAASPLPYDKISVRHPHPSWGVWCSGQACALLEGLPIQRGTPTSQAGGSGAQSQCLSLLFPQPGDKTLAQSAQMYHYQHQKQQMLSMEKHKEEPKLPDSASSDEENEDGDFTVYECPGLAPTGEMEVRNPLFDDSSLHPSNPKSHQ